Proteins from a genomic interval of Flammeovirgaceae bacterium SG7u.111:
- a CDS encoding DUF2911 domain-containing protein, whose amino-acid sequence MKTVTSKLLMMLAFVGLLCFSGSIQAQDKIQASQKASVSQFIGNDTGITFTFSRPGVKGRKIWGELVPYGMEPGNKYSDNKPFPWRAGANENTTIEVSKDVKIEGNTLAAGKYSIHTIPGEKEWVVIFNKVSDQWGSYKYDEKQDAFRITVASKKAPMEEWLTYGFGDITDSSVVAYFHWEKLQVPFKIEVAK is encoded by the coding sequence ATGAAAACGGTTACGAGTAAACTCTTGATGATGCTAGCCTTTGTAGGGCTTTTATGTTTTTCTGGCAGTATTCAGGCGCAGGACAAAATTCAGGCAAGCCAAAAAGCGAGTGTTTCGCAGTTTATTGGAAATGACACAGGGATCACTTTCACCTTCAGCAGGCCTGGGGTAAAAGGAAGGAAAATATGGGGAGAGCTGGTGCCTTACGGCATGGAGCCAGGTAACAAATACTCTGACAACAAGCCATTTCCATGGAGAGCAGGCGCTAATGAAAATACTACTATTGAAGTAAGTAAAGATGTGAAGATAGAAGGAAATACCTTGGCTGCGGGCAAATACAGTATCCATACTATTCCCGGTGAAAAAGAATGGGTAGTGATTTTCAACAAGGTAAGTGACCAATGGGGTAGCTATAAGTACGATGAAAAACAGGATGCCTTCCGCATCACGGTTGCTTCCAAAAAAGCTCCTATGGAAGAATGGCTCACCTATGGTTTTGGTGACATCACAGACAGCAGCGTTGTAGCTTATTTTCATTGGGAAAAGCTACAAGTACCTTTCAAGATTGAGGTAGCTAAATAG
- a CDS encoding glycoside hydrolase family 5 protein: MNLLKLLLLFTLLLNGGVLAQTPFGVNLAGAEFESEIPGKFNVNYTYPTASELDYYKSKGLMLVRLPFRWERIQPTLNSSLDPVELKRIKDFVQSAKERNIVVLLDLHNYCRYELNGKSEIIGSKNLSIAHFKDVWSKLSAEFKNTPTIWGYGIMNEPHDLLSSTSWFSMAQEAISGIRKNDTKTRIVVAGDSWSSAERWVKASDNLKNLSDPSNNLVFEAHVYFDDNASGMYAKNYDEEYAYPNIGVDRVKPFVNWLKTNKLKGFIGEYGVPSKDKRWLVPLDNFLRYLKANCINGTYWAGGPWWGEYHLSVEPEKGVDKPQMGILEKYTSLSSSCPK, translated from the coding sequence ATGAACCTACTAAAATTGCTTTTGCTATTCACTTTATTGTTAAACGGCGGAGTACTTGCCCAAACTCCTTTTGGAGTGAACTTGGCTGGTGCCGAGTTCGAGTCGGAAATACCCGGGAAGTTTAATGTCAACTATACCTACCCTACCGCAAGCGAATTAGATTATTACAAGTCCAAAGGGCTTATGTTGGTTCGGTTGCCTTTCAGATGGGAAAGAATCCAACCTACCCTAAATAGCAGCCTTGACCCTGTAGAGTTAAAAAGGATAAAAGATTTTGTACAATCTGCAAAGGAGCGAAATATAGTCGTGTTGCTCGATTTGCACAACTATTGCCGGTATGAGTTAAATGGAAAAAGTGAGATCATCGGTTCTAAAAACCTGAGCATTGCTCATTTCAAAGACGTATGGTCTAAATTATCGGCCGAATTTAAAAATACGCCAACTATTTGGGGATATGGGATCATGAACGAACCTCACGATTTGCTATCGAGCACCTCGTGGTTTTCTATGGCACAAGAAGCCATCAGTGGTATAAGGAAGAATGATACCAAGACCCGTATTGTAGTAGCTGGCGATAGTTGGAGTTCTGCCGAACGTTGGGTGAAAGCCAGCGATAACCTGAAAAACCTTTCTGATCCTTCCAACAATCTAGTATTCGAAGCCCATGTGTATTTTGACGACAATGCCAGTGGCATGTACGCTAAAAATTATGATGAGGAATATGCATATCCAAACATAGGTGTAGATAGGGTAAAACCCTTTGTCAACTGGCTCAAAACCAACAAGCTCAAAGGGTTTATTGGAGAATATGGCGTTCCTTCCAAGGACAAGCGTTGGCTGGTTCCCCTTGACAACTTTTTGAGGTATTTGAAAGCGAATTGCATCAATGGGACGTATTGGGCGGGAGGTCCTTGGTGGGGAGAGTACCACCTTTCGGTAGAGCCCGAAAAGGGTGTTGATAAACCTCAAATGGGTATTTTGGAAAAATATACTTCTTTGTCCTCCAGTTGCCCGAAGTAA
- a CDS encoding DUF2007 domain-containing protein, whose amino-acid sequence MIGNKVVETKFKEMEKQKHEMIEIFSGTPWQAEMVKNQLGNEGIEAFVIDSMMGTLFPWQTAPGGVGSVRVTISALDYDKAKLIVEEYEGNKL is encoded by the coding sequence GTGATAGGCAATAAAGTAGTGGAAACTAAATTCAAGGAGATGGAAAAGCAAAAACATGAGATGATCGAAATATTTTCAGGAACACCTTGGCAAGCCGAAATGGTTAAAAACCAATTGGGTAATGAGGGAATTGAGGCATTTGTAATAGATAGTATGATGGGTACTTTATTTCCTTGGCAAACTGCGCCTGGCGGAGTAGGTTCTGTTAGGGTGACTATCAGCGCTCTGGATTATGACAAGGCAAAACTAATTGTGGAAGAGTATGAAGGTAATAAGCTGTAA
- a CDS encoding helix-turn-helix domain-containing protein, producing the protein MAKPYHIKSITEYHKVMDLPKPEHPLVSIIKFEDIKRNETSPINITNDFYSIALKKDFNAKLKYGQQEYDFDEGILHFMSPKQVLSFEYRTDEELNHKGWLLLVHPDFLWNTPLSKKIKEYEYFDYKINEALHLSDKEEKIIIGVMQSIVQEYQSNIDHFSQDVIIAQLALLLTYSERFYQRQFTTRKITNHTILNQFEELLSAYYSKGNLIENAIPTVQYFANELNLSANYLSRLLKTLTGQSTKHFIQDKIIDLAKERLSTTDLSVSEIAYQLGFEHIQSFSKLFKNKTDYTPSEFRQSFN; encoded by the coding sequence ATGGCTAAACCCTATCATATAAAATCCATAACTGAATACCATAAAGTTATGGATTTGCCCAAACCCGAACATCCACTCGTTAGTATAATAAAATTTGAGGATATTAAGCGTAATGAAACCAGCCCAATAAATATTACGAATGATTTCTACTCCATTGCTTTAAAAAAAGATTTTAATGCCAAATTAAAGTATGGTCAACAGGAGTATGATTTTGATGAAGGTATATTGCATTTTATGTCTCCAAAGCAGGTGCTTTCTTTTGAATACAGAACAGATGAAGAATTAAACCATAAAGGGTGGTTATTGCTTGTGCATCCCGATTTCCTTTGGAACACTCCGCTATCAAAAAAAATAAAGGAATATGAGTATTTTGATTACAAAATAAACGAGGCACTGCATTTGTCTGACAAAGAGGAAAAAATCATTATTGGTGTAATGCAAAGTATTGTTCAAGAATATCAATCAAATATTGACCATTTCAGTCAAGATGTAATCATTGCACAGTTAGCGTTATTATTGACCTATTCAGAACGTTTTTACCAACGTCAATTTACTACACGAAAAATTACAAATCATACGATCTTAAACCAATTTGAGGAATTGCTATCGGCTTATTATAGTAAAGGAAATTTAATAGAAAATGCAATACCTACAGTTCAGTATTTTGCAAATGAGCTAAATCTATCTGCCAATTATTTAAGCAGATTATTAAAAACGCTGACAGGACAAAGTACTAAACATTTTATTCAAGATAAAATAATTGATTTAGCAAAAGAAAGACTGTCAACTACCGATTTGTCGGTGAGTGAAATTGCATACCAATTAGGCTTTGAGCACATACAATCTTTTAGCAAATTATTTAAAAATAAAACTGACTATACACCTTCTGAATTCAGGCAATCGTTTAACTGA
- a CDS encoding SDR family oxidoreductase: MQILVTGATGNLGSAVIETLLKNIPVQNISALVREEEKISEVRAKGINVFQGDYDNVASLERAMANVDTVLLISAGDQGDRMQQHRNVIDTAKRSGVANIAYTSRAMRNRETLAHRLMEEHFLTEDYIKASGLNYTIFRNTLYMDVLPIFVGKQVFEWGIFQPAGDGKVAFALRKEMGEAMANVLSNEGCENKTYKFTNNEVYSFYDIAQALTALSGKEVKYLPVDIATFQERMRPTGIPDPMLQKVVEFNTDIKNGQEDEITNDLEEKLGRKPTSLREGLSTLFEV; encoded by the coding sequence ATGCAAATATTAGTAACAGGAGCTACCGGAAACCTTGGCAGTGCGGTCATTGAAACATTATTAAAGAATATTCCAGTTCAAAACATCTCTGCCCTTGTTCGAGAAGAAGAAAAAATATCAGAAGTTCGAGCAAAAGGAATAAATGTTTTTCAGGGCGATTATGATAATGTAGCCTCTCTTGAAAGAGCAATGGCGAATGTAGATACCGTGCTTTTAATTTCAGCAGGCGACCAAGGTGACCGAATGCAACAACACAGAAATGTCATTGATACTGCTAAAAGATCAGGAGTGGCAAATATTGCCTACACAAGTAGGGCGATGCGGAATAGAGAAACACTCGCTCATCGATTAATGGAAGAACACTTTCTTACAGAAGATTATATTAAAGCAAGTGGACTAAACTATACCATTTTTAGAAACACCTTGTATATGGACGTACTCCCAATTTTTGTGGGTAAACAAGTGTTTGAATGGGGTATTTTTCAACCTGCAGGAGATGGGAAAGTAGCTTTTGCATTAAGAAAGGAAATGGGCGAAGCAATGGCGAATGTGTTGTCAAATGAAGGTTGTGAAAACAAAACATACAAATTCACAAATAATGAAGTCTATTCGTTTTACGATATTGCCCAGGCATTGACAGCACTTTCTGGAAAAGAAGTAAAATACCTCCCAGTAGATATTGCTACCTTTCAAGAAAGAATGAGACCAACAGGAATACCAGATCCCATGCTTCAGAAGGTAGTTGAATTTAACACTGATATAAAAAATGGACAGGAAGATGAAATAACCAATGATTTAGAAGAGAAATTGGGTCGTAAACCTACATCGCTAAGAGAAGGGTTAAGCACACTTTTCGAAGTATAA
- a CDS encoding glycoside hydrolase family 9 protein → MKRERILPFVVLLLLAYNYVLGQELKLNDLEYFEKQGVNVLVYSNLFTGGFNDEKNAGIELIHHGVRTAQGGTVRLSNTPEQWDLVPEIPTRTVDPASKSIEATLRYEDYDFDSRVVVTAKGKGVEISVYLDKPLPEAVEGDAGFNLEFLPSQYWGKTYLIDGRINRFSRYVVGNTVTKPNSEKPKQFKGYVTSDDRGTGKFIDPLPLETGRTLLLAPEDPERSVKISSDGTDLMLFDGRVLAQNGWFVVRSLLPAGKTGKVLTWTVEPNAIGGWLREPNIGFSQVGYLPSQQKVSVIELDKNDKPLSTASLYKIGNDGQTSEVFSGAIEPWGDYYKYHYVKFDFSSVNTPGIYYIQYGDNKTNNFIIEKKVYDKITDATSDIWIPIHMNHMYVNEAYRVWHGEPFKEGYLQAPPNTDHFDLHAQGPTTDTKYKPLETIPGLNIGGFFDAGDFDIETGSNISVVESFVQAWEYFKPMRDQTFVDEKQRYVDLHRPDGTPDILQFIEHGTMNLVAQAEIIGHMSQTLSNAVLDNYHHLGDAASITDGLPYNPDLGPYEVAKDGRSSGVKDDMWAFTTRNPGLDLRAAAMFASTSRALEGYNDDLSARALKQSKRLLKEATELLADQPQDSSGWNQSADMSTNLQLYITTGEQQYIDKFQEVLWPSLDRYVSFTIFTAILAIPHMDESYKEKLRPYVVKYKEYIEGLEKDNPYGVPIRLGNWAGSGSVVNFGTTICFANQHFPDIIDASHVFKATNWLYGCHPYHNYSLVATVGAARPKAVFYGNNRADFSFIPGNVAPGILFRKPDHFENYDDWPFLWGQNEGTINGNTRYLIFGTAFKNLVK, encoded by the coding sequence ATGAAAAGGGAAAGAATATTACCATTTGTAGTACTACTGCTTTTGGCATACAATTATGTTTTGGGGCAGGAGTTGAAACTCAATGACCTAGAGTATTTCGAGAAACAGGGCGTAAATGTACTTGTCTATAGCAACCTCTTTACTGGAGGTTTTAACGATGAAAAAAATGCCGGGATTGAATTGATCCACCATGGTGTAAGAACTGCGCAAGGCGGGACCGTAAGGCTTTCCAACACGCCCGAGCAATGGGACTTAGTTCCTGAAATACCTACTCGGACGGTTGACCCTGCATCGAAATCCATTGAAGCCACGCTAAGGTACGAAGACTATGATTTTGATTCGCGCGTGGTGGTGACGGCTAAGGGCAAAGGCGTTGAAATATCAGTTTACCTCGACAAGCCACTTCCAGAGGCTGTGGAAGGGGATGCGGGGTTTAACTTGGAGTTTCTTCCCTCGCAATATTGGGGGAAGACTTATTTGATAGATGGGCGCATCAACCGCTTCTCACGCTATGTGGTTGGCAATACGGTGACAAAGCCCAACAGTGAAAAACCAAAACAATTCAAGGGATATGTTACTTCTGATGATAGGGGCACTGGCAAGTTTATCGATCCGCTTCCGCTCGAAACCGGTCGTACCCTTCTACTTGCACCGGAAGATCCCGAACGTTCGGTGAAAATCTCTTCGGACGGTACCGATCTTATGCTTTTTGATGGTCGCGTGTTGGCTCAAAACGGTTGGTTCGTTGTCCGCAGCCTGCTCCCTGCGGGAAAGACAGGCAAGGTATTGACTTGGACGGTTGAACCTAATGCCATTGGAGGCTGGCTAAGAGAACCAAATATTGGCTTTTCGCAGGTAGGCTACCTTCCTTCCCAGCAAAAAGTCTCTGTTATTGAACTGGACAAAAATGACAAACCGCTTTCAACCGCCTCGCTCTATAAAATAGGCAATGATGGACAAACTTCCGAGGTATTTAGCGGAGCTATCGAACCTTGGGGCGATTATTATAAATACCATTATGTAAAGTTCGATTTTTCCTCCGTAAACACGCCTGGCATCTACTATATTCAGTATGGCGATAATAAAACGAACAATTTCATCATAGAAAAAAAAGTATATGATAAAATAACCGACGCTACCAGCGATATTTGGATCCCGATACACATGAACCACATGTATGTGAACGAGGCGTATAGGGTGTGGCACGGCGAGCCTTTTAAGGAGGGTTATCTCCAAGCACCGCCAAATACCGACCACTTCGATCTACATGCCCAAGGACCCACAACCGACACCAAGTACAAGCCGCTGGAAACAATACCAGGCTTAAATATCGGCGGCTTTTTCGATGCTGGCGACTTTGATATAGAGACAGGCTCAAATATTTCTGTGGTGGAGAGCTTTGTCCAAGCGTGGGAATATTTCAAGCCTATGCGTGACCAGACCTTTGTGGATGAAAAGCAGCGCTACGTAGACCTTCATCGCCCAGATGGAACACCAGATATATTACAGTTTATCGAACATGGAACCATGAACTTAGTAGCGCAGGCAGAAATCATCGGGCATATGTCACAAACACTTTCCAACGCTGTTCTCGATAATTACCACCACCTTGGCGATGCGGCTTCTATAACCGACGGGCTTCCTTATAATCCAGACCTCGGACCTTACGAAGTAGCTAAGGACGGCCGTTCGAGTGGGGTTAAAGACGACATGTGGGCATTTACCACCCGAAACCCAGGCCTAGACCTCAGGGCAGCGGCAATGTTTGCCTCAACGAGCAGGGCACTGGAGGGATACAACGACGACCTTTCGGCAAGGGCCTTGAAACAATCGAAAAGACTGCTAAAAGAAGCCACTGAATTACTTGCCGACCAGCCGCAAGATAGCTCTGGTTGGAATCAATCAGCAGATATGTCTACCAATCTTCAGCTATATATCACTACTGGGGAACAGCAATATATCGATAAATTTCAGGAGGTTTTGTGGCCTTCACTTGACCGCTATGTAAGCTTCACTATTTTTACGGCGATACTTGCCATACCGCACATGGATGAATCGTATAAAGAAAAACTTCGACCATATGTGGTAAAATACAAAGAATATATCGAAGGGCTTGAAAAGGACAATCCGTACGGAGTACCCATTAGGCTTGGCAACTGGGCAGGCAGTGGGTCCGTGGTGAATTTTGGGACTACTATTTGTTTTGCCAACCAACATTTCCCTGATATTATAGATGCCAGCCATGTGTTCAAAGCGACCAATTGGCTATATGGCTGCCATCCGTACCATAATTATTCGCTAGTAGCAACAGTGGGAGCTGCTCGCCCCAAGGCAGTGTTTTATGGCAACAACAGGGCGGATTTTTCTTTTATTCCCGGCAATGTTGCCCCTGGTATATTGTTTAGAAAACCCGACCATTTTGAAAACTACGATGACTGGCCATTCTTGTGGGGGCAAAACGAAGGGACGATTAATGGAAACACCAGGTATTTGATCTTTGGCACTGCCTTTAAGAATTTGGTGAAATAA
- a CDS encoding carboxylesterase family protein yields MTLVGFCVTGCKSPTDQDQNQDQNLVVKTTSGDVSGSVADSVYAFKGIPYAKAERFMPPQDPDAWDGIRECTDFGPVARQVVPWYPDSVQNEKELFSVNVWTQGIKDGKKRPVMLWLHGGGFHVGASNDPMTYGEALAKKGDVVFVSVNHRLNILGFLDLSACGDKYAQSANVGVLDIVKALEWIQKNIEQFGGNPSDVTILGESGGGGKVGTIMCMPAAKGMFHKAIIQSGTLLNTMTKEKSQELGLAVLENLGLTPNDVEKLDTIPYKDLVKAGNEAIAKVSGPRKLGSPTMFGFAPSADGDVLLQQPFSPGFADISKEIPLMIGSTLNELMKTYYGVKDLTLEQAKDSLAKDYGDKTEQYVELFAKAYPDYTPQDLLSVDKVFRPYTIRTADARAQETSAPLYVYFLAWKSGVDNASKGSFHGLDIPLAFNTVDLRADWTGNTEEAWKLADKMSSAWLNFVKTANPNVEGILPEWEVYTAENGVTMYFDNECRIVTNHDRELMDFIKPTN; encoded by the coding sequence TTGACTTTAGTCGGGTTTTGTGTTACTGGGTGCAAATCACCAACTGACCAAGATCAAAACCAAGACCAAAACCTAGTTGTTAAAACCACTTCTGGCGATGTGTCTGGTAGTGTTGCCGATAGTGTATATGCTTTTAAGGGAATTCCCTACGCCAAGGCAGAAAGGTTTATGCCTCCTCAAGATCCTGATGCCTGGGATGGAATTCGTGAATGCACCGACTTTGGACCTGTTGCCAGACAAGTAGTGCCTTGGTATCCTGATTCCGTTCAAAACGAAAAAGAACTGTTTAGTGTGAATGTTTGGACTCAGGGAATTAAGGATGGCAAAAAGCGTCCGGTAATGCTTTGGCTGCACGGTGGAGGGTTTCATGTTGGTGCCAGCAACGATCCGATGACTTATGGCGAAGCTTTGGCTAAAAAAGGGGATGTGGTTTTCGTATCTGTGAATCACCGGTTGAACATTCTTGGTTTTCTGGACCTGTCGGCATGTGGCGATAAGTATGCACAATCGGCCAATGTGGGTGTGCTCGACATTGTAAAAGCCTTGGAGTGGATTCAAAAAAACATTGAACAATTTGGGGGTAATCCTTCTGATGTAACCATTCTCGGCGAATCGGGAGGTGGCGGAAAAGTTGGTACCATCATGTGTATGCCAGCGGCAAAAGGCATGTTTCACAAAGCAATCATTCAAAGTGGAACACTGTTAAATACAATGACTAAAGAAAAATCGCAAGAGCTGGGTTTAGCCGTACTTGAAAATTTGGGACTTACACCAAACGATGTTGAAAAACTGGATACGATCCCTTATAAAGACCTGGTGAAAGCAGGAAATGAAGCTATTGCCAAAGTATCGGGTCCGAGAAAGCTGGGATCGCCAACAATGTTTGGCTTTGCTCCTTCTGCCGATGGTGATGTTTTGCTCCAGCAACCTTTTAGTCCCGGATTTGCTGATATTTCAAAAGAGATACCATTAATGATTGGTTCTACACTCAATGAACTAATGAAAACTTATTATGGCGTAAAAGACCTGACATTGGAACAGGCAAAAGATAGCCTAGCAAAAGATTATGGTGACAAAACCGAACAATACGTTGAGTTATTTGCAAAGGCCTATCCCGATTACACACCTCAGGACCTTCTTTCTGTTGACAAGGTTTTCAGACCTTATACGATAAGAACCGCTGATGCAAGGGCGCAGGAAACAAGTGCCCCACTGTATGTTTACTTTTTAGCATGGAAAAGTGGCGTCGACAATGCATCGAAAGGTTCGTTTCATGGCCTGGACATTCCATTGGCATTCAATACCGTTGACCTGAGAGCAGACTGGACTGGCAATACGGAAGAAGCCTGGAAGTTAGCTGACAAAATGAGCTCCGCTTGGCTAAACTTCGTTAAAACAGCTAATCCTAATGTAGAAGGTATACTGCCTGAGTGGGAAGTTTATACTGCGGAAAACGGTGTAACTATGTATTTTGACAATGAATGCAGAATTGTAACTAACCACGACAGAGAATTGATGGATTTTATAAAACCTACTAATTGA